From Desulfobulbaceae bacterium, the proteins below share one genomic window:
- a CDS encoding type II secretion system F family protein, which yields MPYFVYKGINSYGEKRKGKIEAVNLASAQSLLKKMRITPSMVKEAPKDLFAELSFLQPKVTGKDVVIFTRQLSTMIDAGLPLVQSLEILTKQQENVTFKKVLLAVRTDVESGSTIAEAMKKHPDVFDNLYCNMIDAGEVGGILDTILSRLAAYMEKNMALVKKVKGAMTYPVICLCISFVVMAVMLIFVVPVFQKMFADFNSALPVPTQMVVDMSEFAKGNFHFMIGGFFAVIWSVKKINKTEKGKMQIDRLLLVFPIIGPLMRRVAVAKFTRTLSTMMASGVPILEALNVVAKTAGNKVIETAVFRVTDAIKEGRPLAEPLEETAVFPSMVVQMINVGESTGALDVMLEKIADFYDDEVDQAVENLTAAIEPLMMVVLGGMIGGLVVAMYLPIFSMAGAVGG from the coding sequence GTGCCATACTTTGTATACAAGGGAATTAACTCCTACGGTGAAAAACGGAAAGGCAAGATTGAGGCCGTTAACCTTGCCTCAGCTCAGTCGTTACTTAAGAAGATGCGGATTACGCCTTCTATGGTCAAGGAGGCTCCCAAGGATCTTTTTGCAGAACTTTCCTTTTTGCAGCCCAAAGTTACGGGTAAAGATGTCGTAATATTTACCCGTCAGCTTTCAACCATGATTGATGCTGGATTGCCGTTGGTTCAGAGTCTAGAAATTTTGACCAAACAACAGGAAAACGTCACCTTTAAAAAGGTCTTGCTGGCGGTGAGAACAGACGTAGAGAGTGGTAGTACCATTGCTGAGGCAATGAAAAAACATCCGGATGTGTTTGATAATCTCTATTGTAATATGATCGATGCCGGAGAGGTCGGTGGTATCCTGGACACTATTTTGTCTCGTTTGGCCGCCTATATGGAAAAGAATATGGCCCTGGTCAAGAAAGTGAAGGGGGCTATGACCTATCCTGTTATCTGCTTGTGCATCTCCTTTGTGGTAATGGCGGTGATGCTGATCTTCGTGGTGCCGGTCTTTCAAAAGATGTTTGCGGACTTTAATTCGGCCCTGCCTGTACCAACCCAGATGGTTGTCGATATGAGCGAATTTGCCAAAGGTAATTTTCATTTCATGATCGGAGGATTTTTTGCTGTTATTTGGTCGGTGAAAAAGATTAACAAGACCGAAAAAGGGAAGATGCAGATTGATAGGTTGCTTTTGGTGTTTCCTATTATCGGACCATTGATGCGACGGGTGGCGGTTGCTAAATTTACCCGAACTCTCAGTACTATGATGGCCAGTGGTGTGCCAATTCTGGAAGCGTTGAATGTGGTTGCCAAGACTGCTGGCAATAAGGTGATTGAGACGGCGGTTTTTCGGGTGACTGATGCCATCAAGGAGGGGCGTCCTCTTGCTGAACCGTTGGAGGAAACTGCAGTTTTTCCCAGCATGGTGGTGCAGATGATCAATGTTGGTGAGTCTACCGGTGCTCTTGATGTCATGTTGGAGAAAATTGCCGATTTTTATGATGATGAGGTGGATCAGGCAGTTGAGAATCTTACTGCCGCGATTGAGCCTCTGATGATGGTTGTTTTGGGTGGGATGATCGGTGGCTTGGTTGTTGCCATGTATCTGCCGATCTTCTCTATGGCTGGAGCAGTCGGCGGTTGA